In the genome of Fulvivirga maritima, one region contains:
- a CDS encoding sulfotransferase family protein has product MRANLLPDFLIIGAGKCGTTSVDNYLKQHPSIYVTNVKEPNFFGYELIKPEDFPDKSKLKHYYDSVTDLESYQALFSEAQPDQLLGETSNTYLYHDRAPERIRHYVPNVKMAAIFRQPAERLYSRFLHLARVNELPTKKFESVLDKNSIWWTRNDLIKEGFYYKNLVRFFDYFPKDQIKTYLFEDLKNNPQEVMQNITDHIGADSSFEFDFSVQYNRSGFIKNKFYDRMVGHNSIIKNGIKSLIPSKAYSKLQRSPWIRKKFTDIKNKNLSRPPLHPDLKKKVTEFYAKDIQQLSKLINRDLDHWLVC; this is encoded by the coding sequence ATGAGAGCAAACCTTCTACCAGATTTTCTGATCATTGGGGCCGGAAAATGTGGCACCACCTCTGTAGATAATTATCTAAAACAGCATCCATCTATTTATGTCACTAATGTAAAAGAGCCCAACTTCTTTGGCTATGAATTAATAAAGCCCGAAGACTTCCCAGACAAATCGAAACTTAAACATTACTATGATTCTGTTACCGATTTGGAGTCTTACCAAGCTCTTTTTTCAGAAGCCCAACCTGATCAGTTACTAGGGGAAACCTCCAACACCTATCTATACCACGATAGGGCACCAGAAAGGATCAGGCACTATGTTCCGAACGTGAAAATGGCTGCTATTTTTCGTCAACCGGCAGAAAGGCTGTATTCAAGATTCCTTCATCTGGCCAGAGTAAATGAATTACCAACAAAGAAATTTGAAAGCGTACTAGACAAAAATAGTATCTGGTGGACCAGAAATGACTTGATAAAAGAAGGATTTTACTACAAAAACCTGGTTCGCTTTTTTGATTACTTCCCTAAAGATCAAATAAAAACTTATCTGTTTGAAGACCTCAAAAATAATCCGCAAGAGGTTATGCAGAACATTACAGATCATATTGGTGCAGACAGCTCATTTGAGTTCGACTTCTCCGTTCAATATAATCGGTCTGGATTTATAAAAAATAAGTTTTATGACAGAATGGTAGGGCACAATAGCATTATCAAAAATGGCATAAAAAGTCTGATCCCTTCAAAGGCCTATTCTAAACTACAACGCTCACCATGGATCAGAAAAAAATTCACTGATATTAAAAATAAAAACTTATCAAGACCACCTCTTCACCCAGATTTAAAAAAGAAAGTAACTGAATTCTATGCTAAAGATATTCAACAGCTTTCTAAGTTAATCAATAGAGATTTGGATCATTGGCTGGTTTGTTAG
- a CDS encoding alpha/beta fold hydrolase: protein MPKDKFIILILFFLCTISVKAQFSKCTDCDEFKEFKSSLCTIEKVPLNYLSNNNDSIELFVRKFPSLKNRKGSIWLIAGGPGESGASLYPLVELFSKTFPHLDIFIPDHRGTGLSSKICPKEESVDSPNGIALANDEWGPCFNHMYTNTSYVQAFSITNAARDLSLLINNFSGTGKRYVYGVSYGTQLVLRLLQLETTELDGVILDSLVPLQDDEENDLSHRSFIVNDIGNSVLTYYDTIINDDEAPLATRLKRIIQKAKNDEDFSKSLPKQDLSIILGRLLDVPKTRQQIPEIIKGLEKENFDPLNNAIKELTEFYSNYGRYETSSNSIPLVQIISASENNLRPQLKKTEVIAESEALLFSSPLAGLLAENSMPTYPRDNYFTGIPKQMPPTLILHGTLDPKTHITGAIKHYKKLPKENAVTFLKIKDAPHFIALFAPDSFKALAFKFINGEKIENDLINDKDTELK from the coding sequence ATGCCGAAGGATAAGTTTATAATTTTAATATTATTTTTTTTATGTACAATCAGCGTAAAAGCGCAATTTTCAAAATGTACTGATTGCGATGAATTTAAAGAATTTAAATCATCACTTTGTACCATTGAAAAAGTCCCCCTTAATTATTTGTCAAATAACAATGATTCCATTGAGTTATTTGTTAGAAAATTCCCCTCATTAAAGAATAGAAAAGGATCTATTTGGTTAATCGCTGGAGGACCTGGAGAATCAGGAGCGAGCTTATACCCTTTGGTGGAGTTGTTTTCAAAAACATTCCCTCATTTAGACATATTTATTCCAGACCATAGAGGAACGGGACTATCGAGCAAAATATGCCCTAAGGAAGAATCGGTAGATTCTCCAAACGGAATTGCACTTGCAAATGATGAGTGGGGCCCTTGTTTTAACCATATGTATACCAATACCTCTTATGTACAGGCTTTTTCAATCACCAATGCAGCAAGAGACCTTAGTTTACTTATTAATAATTTCAGCGGAACAGGAAAACGCTATGTATATGGAGTTTCGTATGGAACGCAATTAGTGCTGCGTTTACTGCAATTAGAAACTACGGAATTAGATGGCGTCATATTAGATTCACTAGTTCCTTTACAAGATGATGAGGAGAACGATTTAAGTCATCGGTCGTTTATAGTAAATGATATTGGAAATTCAGTATTGACATATTATGATACCATAATAAACGATGATGAAGCTCCTTTAGCCACTAGACTAAAAAGAATTATACAAAAGGCTAAGAACGATGAGGATTTCTCTAAAAGCTTACCTAAACAAGATTTATCTATAATATTAGGTAGGTTGCTGGATGTACCAAAAACAAGACAACAAATTCCTGAAATTATTAAAGGATTAGAGAAGGAAAACTTTGATCCCTTAAATAATGCTATAAAAGAACTTACAGAGTTTTATTCCAATTATGGTAGATATGAGACATCTTCAAATTCAATACCTTTAGTTCAAATAATTTCAGCCTCTGAAAATAATTTAAGACCTCAACTTAAAAAAACTGAAGTAATAGCAGAATCAGAAGCGCTATTATTCTCAAGCCCATTAGCAGGCTTACTAGCTGAAAATTCTATGCCTACCTATCCAAGAGACAATTATTTTACAGGAATTCCTAAACAAATGCCCCCAACATTAATTTTACACGGAACATTAGACCCTAAAACTCATATAACTGGAGCTATTAAACATTATAAGAAATTACCCAAGGAAAATGCTGTGACTTTTTTAAAAATAAAAGACGCTCCTCATTTTATAGCTCTATTTGCACCTGATAGCTTTAAAGCTTTAGCATTTAAATTTATAAATGGAGAAAAAATTGAAAATGATTTGATTAATGATAAAGATACCGAACTAAAATAA
- a CDS encoding SDR family NAD(P)-dependent oxidoreductase, which produces MALVTGAGSGIGKAVAILYAKEGAKVVVNDISEKNGQSVVDLIKSEGGEAVFIEADASKEEEVKKLVQKAVEAYGSLDIACNNAGIGGELNLTADYAEENWKKVVDINLNGVFYGCKYELEQMEKNGGGVIVNMASVHGAVAAPMSAAYTSTKHAVVGLTKNIGAEYGQKNIRCNAVGPAYVKTPLIESVDEDGIAQLISKHPMNRLGKPEEVAELVLFLSSNKSSFMTGGYYLVDGGYSAV; this is translated from the coding sequence GTGGCCTTAGTAACTGGTGCCGGATCAGGGATTGGAAAGGCCGTAGCCATTCTTTATGCTAAAGAAGGAGCTAAAGTGGTTGTAAATGACATAAGTGAAAAGAATGGTCAATCTGTGGTTGATCTTATAAAGTCAGAAGGAGGAGAAGCCGTTTTTATTGAGGCAGATGCTTCCAAAGAAGAAGAGGTTAAGAAATTAGTGCAAAAGGCAGTAGAGGCTTATGGTAGTTTAGATATTGCTTGTAATAATGCAGGCATAGGAGGGGAGCTAAATCTTACTGCTGATTACGCCGAAGAGAATTGGAAGAAGGTGGTAGATATTAACTTAAACGGAGTCTTCTACGGCTGTAAGTATGAGTTAGAGCAAATGGAGAAAAATGGCGGTGGTGTAATTGTTAATATGGCTTCTGTTCATGGTGCTGTTGCCGCTCCTATGTCAGCAGCTTACACTTCTACTAAACATGCGGTAGTAGGTCTTACCAAAAATATTGGAGCAGAGTATGGCCAGAAAAACATCAGGTGTAATGCGGTGGGGCCTGCTTATGTAAAAACGCCCTTAATAGAAAGTGTTGATGAAGATGGCATTGCTCAACTTATATCAAAACACCCTATGAATAGATTAGGTAAGCCTGAGGAAGTGGCAGAACTAGTGCTTTTCTTGAGTTCGAATAAATCCTCATTTATGACTGGAGGGTATTATCTTGTCGATGGCGGATATTCGGCTGTTTAA
- a CDS encoding FKBP-type peptidyl-prolyl cis-trans isomerase, producing the protein MFLNNDKEYKGRIVGIIIIFFLLTTSCSLEDSELADQINNDNDEIVGYLEANNIDATKDNSGIYYEELTTNSTGTTVNNNDVLYILYSMRTLDGTLVEESSDSIAIPFYHNYQSVIPLGLDYGVQLMKNGEKFRFYIPSTLAYEEYNNTSFFGPFTNFIMDVELVEIKSKAEVYLEETEEIQTYLSQENLDEEGSIETDLYYKETQRGNGKSPSQHSTVTINFVRKYLDGTIIEQTNSSPITFQLNNNQAVEGLERGILKMREGGKALLIMPSRLGFDESLQVFPTALRANLIRDNLIFSSVRPFHLLYMK; encoded by the coding sequence ATGTTTCTAAATAATGACAAAGAATACAAGGGAAGGATAGTGGGAATAATCATTATTTTCTTCCTACTAACCACTAGTTGCAGCTTGGAAGACTCAGAGCTGGCTGATCAAATCAATAATGATAATGATGAAATTGTGGGTTATTTAGAAGCCAATAACATTGATGCCACAAAAGATAACAGCGGCATTTATTATGAAGAGCTTACTACCAATAGCACTGGCACCACGGTAAATAACAACGACGTTCTGTACATACTTTATAGCATGCGGACATTAGACGGAACGCTGGTGGAAGAGAGCTCCGACTCAATAGCCATTCCTTTTTATCATAACTACCAAAGTGTAATTCCGCTAGGGCTTGATTATGGCGTTCAGCTAATGAAAAACGGAGAGAAATTCAGATTCTACATCCCCTCCACACTGGCCTATGAAGAATACAATAACACTAGTTTCTTCGGCCCATTTACCAACTTTATTATGGATGTAGAACTGGTAGAAATTAAGAGCAAAGCAGAAGTATACCTGGAAGAAACAGAGGAAATACAAACTTATTTATCTCAGGAAAATTTAGATGAAGAGGGAAGCATAGAAACTGATCTTTATTATAAAGAAACCCAAAGAGGCAATGGCAAAAGCCCTTCTCAACACAGTACTGTAACCATTAATTTTGTTAGAAAATATCTTGATGGCACCATTATAGAACAAACCAACTCAAGCCCCATCACCTTCCAGCTCAATAATAATCAGGCAGTAGAAGGATTAGAAAGAGGCATACTAAAAATGAGAGAAGGAGGCAAGGCATTACTCATTATGCCATCTAGGCTTGGTTTTGATGAAAGCCTTCAGGTATTTCCTACCGCTCTGAGGGCTAATCTGATAAGAGACAACCTTATTTTCTCTAGTGTCCGCCCTTTTCACCTCTTATATATGAAGTAG